Part of the Desulfohalovibrio reitneri genome is shown below.
TACTTCCACCGCATCGAGTCCAGCGTGGGGATGATGGACGTCACCGGCGGCTTCATCAAATCACTCATTTTCGCCCTGGTGGTGGCCACCATGTGCTGCTACCAGGGGTACACGACCCACCTGCGGTCACGAGGCTTCGGCGCCGTCGGCGTCTCCCTGTCCACAACCACCGCGGTGGTCCTGTCCTGCATTCTGGTGCTGGTCACGGACTACGTGGTCACGACCTTCTTCATGTAGCCATGGCCGAGCCACTCATCCAGTTCAAGGGACTCACCAAGAGCTTTGGGAGCAATCCCGTCCTCGATAGGGTGGACCTGCGCATGTACCAGGGCGAGGTCACCTCCATCATCGGCAAGTCCGGCGTTGGCAAAAGCGTCATGATCAAGCACATCGTGGGGCTTCTGGAGCCGGACGGCGGCGAGATCCTTTTCAAGGGCCGCGACATCCGCTCCATGGACTCGGCCGAGCGGCACGACTTCAAGAGCCGCGTCAGCTACATGTTCCAGAACAACGCCCTGTTCGACTCCATGACCGTCTTCGAGAACATCGCCCTGCCCCTGCGCGAAAAGACGAAGATGGCCAAGGGGGAGATCGAAAAGAAGGTCGGGGACATGATCGCCACCCTGGAGCTGGGCGAAGTGGGGGGGAAATATCCCTCCCAGCTCTCCGGGGGCATGCAGAAGCGCGTGGCTCTGGCCCGGGCCCTCATCAAGAACCCGGAGATCGTGCTTTTCGACGAGCCCACCACCGGGCTGGACCCCCTGCGCAAGAACGCCGTGCTGGCCATGGTGGCCCGCTACCAGCGGCAGTTCGGCTTCACCGCCATCATGGTCAGCCACGACGTGCCCGACGTCTTCTACGTCTCCAACCGCATCGCCATCCTGGACCAGGGCCGCATCCTCTTCGAGGGCTCGCCCCTGGAGCTGGAGCGCAGCGGCAACGAGGTGGCGGCCGAATTCATGGGCTCGCTCGAGAGCCTGGAGAACGAGCTTTTGGGCATGGAGGACAAGCCCAGGCTGGCCGACCGCTTCAAGGAGAAGGCTGACGAGTGGGGGCTGGACTGCTCTCTGCTTTACGCGCGGGTGGAGGGTATGGCCGAACTGCGGCGCACCGCAGGTGAACTGGCAGCCCACCGCCTGCTTGACAGGATTCTCGATGCCGTGCGCCGCCGGGCGGGGGACCGGTTCCTGGCCGGGCGCTGGGGGGCGGACGAACTTGTCTGCCTGCTGCCCGGGGACACGGCGGACGGTGTTATTGAAGCGATGCCGGACGAGCTCGCCGCGGAGGAGATTTTCAGCGGCCGTCACGCCCTGGCCGAGTGCGCGTCTTTCCGGGTTCTGGCCGGGGCCGCCGCCCGCGCCGGGGACGAGCCGGTGGGGAAGCTGGTTGAGCGCGCGGCCGGCGACCTGCGCGAGGTCGCGGGGGAGGATTGCGCAAAGGAGGATGCGACATGAACAAATCGAGCGTGGAAACCGCCGTGGGGGTCTTCGTGCTCATCTGCCTGCTCTGTGTGGGGTACCTCACGGTCAGGCTGGGGCAGATGCAGCTCATGGGCGGAGACACCTACACCGTACAGGCGCGGTTCACCTCGGTGGCCGGGCTCAAGGAGGGCAGCTCCGTGGAGCTTGCCGGGGTGCAAATCGGACAGGTCAGAGACATCAGCCTCAACCAGGACTACTACTTGGCCGAGGTGGTCATGAGTGTGGACAACGAGGTCAAGCTCAGTCAGGATTCAATCGTCTCTGTCAAGACCCAGGGCCTCATCGGGGACAAGTACCTCAATATTTCCCCCGGCGGCTCCCCGGATTTCGTGGAGCCCGGAGGGACCCTCACCGAGACCGAGTCCGCCGTGGACATCGAGGGCCTTATCAGCAAGTACGCCTTCGGCAGCGTGGAAGAATGAACCCCAACCCGGGCCAGTACCGCATGAAACGCATCACCCGTCGCCCAACTCTTTTGCCTCTGTTCGCCCTGCTGGCGTCCCTTTGCCTCGCCGCCCCCGTCAGCGCGGGCGAACCCATGGACGTGGTCCAAAAGGCCATGGACAAGACCCTGTCCATCCTGACCAACCCCGACTACTCCGACAGCGAGCAGCGCAGCCGCATCAAGGACGTGGCGGACGAGTATTTCGATTACGTGGAGCTTTCCCGCCGCACCCTGGCCAGGCACTGGAACCGCCTGGACATGGAGCAGAAGAAGGAGTTCGTCCACCTCTACCGCGACCTGCTGGCCAAGACCTACCTGGACAACATCACCGGCTATTCCGACGAGACCGTGGTCTACGGCCGGGAGATTCCCCTGGACGACGACCAGACCGAGGTGCGCACCACCATCCGCACCGCCTCCAAGGACGTCCCGGTCTTCTATCGCCTCATCAACCGCAAGGGCGACTGGAAGGTCTACGACATCAAGGTCGAGGGCGTCAGCCTGGTGCAGAACTACCGCTCCCAGTTCAACGACATCCTGGTGGACAAGAGCCCTGACGAAATGCTGGCCGACCTGCGCCGGAAGATAGCCAAGGACAAGGCGGAGGCCCAATGATCCGCGCCGCGCGCTTCCCCCTGCTGGCCGCCGCGCTGGTCGTGCTGCTGGCCGGAACCGCCCTGGCCGCCCAGCCCTATTGGCAGGACGAGGGCTACCGGGGCGTCCCGGCCGATCGGGCCGACGAGCCGGTCATGGTGGCCCGCGCCTACCGGCCCGCCTCCGAGGCGGAGCTGGCCCGGCGGGCGGAGGTGCGCGAACTGCTCCTGCTGGCCCAGGCCGACGAGGAGCTGTTCAGCGAGGACGAGCTGGCCTCGGAGTGGACGCCGGAGGAGGGGGAAGCGCCCGCCACGACCCGCGAGG
Proteins encoded:
- a CDS encoding ATP-binding cassette domain-containing protein — translated: MAEPLIQFKGLTKSFGSNPVLDRVDLRMYQGEVTSIIGKSGVGKSVMIKHIVGLLEPDGGEILFKGRDIRSMDSAERHDFKSRVSYMFQNNALFDSMTVFENIALPLREKTKMAKGEIEKKVGDMIATLELGEVGGKYPSQLSGGMQKRVALARALIKNPEIVLFDEPTTGLDPLRKNAVLAMVARYQRQFGFTAIMVSHDVPDVFYVSNRIAILDQGRILFEGSPLELERSGNEVAAEFMGSLESLENELLGMEDKPRLADRFKEKADEWGLDCSLLYARVEGMAELRRTAGELAAHRLLDRILDAVRRRAGDRFLAGRWGADELVCLLPGDTADGVIEAMPDELAAEEIFSGRHALAECASFRVLAGAAARAGDEPVGKLVERAAGDLREVAGEDCAKEDAT
- the mlaD gene encoding outer membrane lipid asymmetry maintenance protein MlaD produces the protein MNKSSVETAVGVFVLICLLCVGYLTVRLGQMQLMGGDTYTVQARFTSVAGLKEGSSVELAGVQIGQVRDISLNQDYYLAEVVMSVDNEVKLSQDSIVSVKTQGLIGDKYLNISPGGSPDFVEPGGTLTETESAVDIEGLISKYAFGSVEE
- a CDS encoding MlaC/ttg2D family ABC transporter substrate-binding protein → MNPNPGQYRMKRITRRPTLLPLFALLASLCLAAPVSAGEPMDVVQKAMDKTLSILTNPDYSDSEQRSRIKDVADEYFDYVELSRRTLARHWNRLDMEQKKEFVHLYRDLLAKTYLDNITGYSDETVVYGREIPLDDDQTEVRTTIRTASKDVPVFYRLINRKGDWKVYDIKVEGVSLVQNYRSQFNDILVDKSPDEMLADLRRKIAKDKAEAQ